The following proteins come from a genomic window of Flavobacterium eburneipallidum:
- the rplX gene encoding 50S ribosomal protein L24 — protein MIKLKIKSGDIVRVIAGDHKGAEGKVLRVYKEKNKAIVEGVNMVSKHTKPSAKNPQGGIVKKEASIQISNISLIDPKTKETTRVGIRVEGDKKVRFSKKSNQVL, from the coding sequence ATGATAAAGCTAAAAATAAAATCAGGTGACATTGTAAGAGTTATCGCTGGTGACCATAAAGGCGCTGAAGGTAAAGTTTTACGTGTGTACAAAGAGAAAAACAAAGCAATTGTTGAAGGTGTAAACATGGTTTCAAAACACACGAAACCAAGTGCAAAAAACCCTCAAGGTGGTATTGTAAAAAAGGAAGCTTCTATACAAATTTCTAACATCTCTCTAATTGATCCTAAAACAAAGGAAACAACTAGAGTTGGAATTAGAGTTGAAGGAGATAAGAAAGTAAGATTTTCAAAAAAATCTAATCAAGTACTATAG
- the rplN gene encoding 50S ribosomal protein L14, giving the protein MVQQESRLKVADNTGAKEVLTIRVLGGTKRRYASVGDKIVVSIKDATPNGNVKKGAVSTAVVVRTKKEVRRADGSYIRFDDNACVLLNAAGEMRGTRVFGPVARELREKQFMKIVSLAPEVL; this is encoded by the coding sequence ATGGTACAACAAGAATCAAGACTAAAAGTAGCAGATAACACGGGAGCAAAAGAAGTTTTAACTATCCGTGTTTTAGGAGGTACCAAAAGAAGGTATGCCTCTGTTGGTGACAAGATTGTAGTTTCTATAAAAGATGCAACTCCAAACGGAAACGTTAAAAAAGGAGCTGTTTCAACTGCAGTTGTTGTACGTACCAAAAAAGAAGTGAGAAGAGCTGATGGTTCTTATATCCGTTTCGATGACAATGCATGTGTCCTTTTGAACGCTGCAGGAGAAATGAGAGGGACTCGTGTTTTTGGTCCAGTAGCAAGAGAACTTCGTGAAAAACAATTCATGAAAATTGTATCATTAGCACCAGAAGTGCTTTAA
- the rpsQ gene encoding 30S ribosomal protein S17, protein MEEKRNLRKERIGVVTSNKMDKSIVVAQVTRVKHPLYGKFVLKTKKFVAHDETNDCNIGDTVRISETRPLSKSKCWRLVEILERAK, encoded by the coding sequence ATGGAAGAAAAAAGAAATTTAAGAAAAGAAAGAATTGGGGTTGTTACTTCAAACAAAATGGATAAATCCATCGTTGTTGCTCAAGTAACTAGAGTAAAACACCCATTATACGGTAAGTTCGTGTTGAAAACAAAGAAATTTGTTGCGCATGACGAAACAAACGACTGTAACATTGGAGATACTGTAAGAATTAGCGAAACGCGTCCTTTGAGTAAATCAAAATGTTGGAGATTAGTTGAAATCTTAGAAAGAGCTAAATAA
- the rpmC gene encoding 50S ribosomal protein L29, translating to MKQSEIKDLSAVELQEKLNQTKKVYADLKMAHAISPIENPLQIRSVRRTVARLATELTKRELQ from the coding sequence ATGAAACAATCAGAAATAAAAGATCTTTCTGCAGTAGAGTTGCAAGAAAAACTTAACCAAACTAAGAAGGTTTATGCCGACTTAAAAATGGCTCATGCTATTTCTCCAATCGAGAATCCACTTCAAATTAGAAGTGTAAGAAGAACGGTTGCTAGATTAGCTACAGAACTTACTAAAAGAGAATTACAATAA
- the rplP gene encoding 50S ribosomal protein L16, with the protein MLQPKRTKYRKVQKGKMKGNSQRGHELSNGMFGIKSVHEDGMFLTSRQIEAARIAATRFMKREGQLWIKIFPDKPITKKPLEVRMGKGKGAVEYWAAVVKPGRIMFEVGGVPLSVAKEALRLAAQKLPVKTKFVVARDFEA; encoded by the coding sequence ATGTTACAGCCTAAAAGAACAAAATACCGTAAGGTACAAAAGGGTAAAATGAAAGGGAACTCTCAAAGAGGGCATGAACTTTCTAATGGAATGTTTGGTATTAAATCTGTACATGAAGATGGAATGTTCTTAACCTCTCGTCAAATCGAAGCTGCACGTATCGCTGCAACTCGTTTTATGAAAAGAGAAGGACAATTATGGATTAAAATATTTCCAGACAAACCAATTACTAAGAAGCCTTTAGAGGTACGTATGGGTAAAGGTAAAGGAGCAGTTGAGTATTGGGCTGCCGTTGTTAAACCCGGAAGAATTATGTTTGAAGTTGGAGGAGTTCCATTGTCAGTTGCAAAAGAGGCTTTACGTCTTGCAGCTCAAAAACTACCAGTAAAAACAAAGTTCGTTGTTGCTAGAGATTTCGAAGCATAA
- the rpsC gene encoding 30S ribosomal protein S3, translated as MGQKTNPIGNRLGIIRGWDSNWYGGNDYGDKLAEDYKIRKYVHARLSKASVSKVIIERTLKLVTVTITTARPGIIIGKGGQEVDKLKEELKKVTDKEVQINIFEIKRPELDAYLVATSICRQIESRISYRRAIKMAIAASMRMNAEGIKVLISGRLNGAEMARSEGFKEGRIPLSTFRADIDYALAEAHTTYGRMGIKVWIMKGEVYGKRDLSPLAGMDKKQSGTGGGKGGDAPRGDRKTFNKGGKPDARKRK; from the coding sequence ATGGGACAAAAGACAAATCCAATTGGAAATAGACTTGGTATCATCAGAGGATGGGACTCTAACTGGTATGGTGGAAATGACTACGGTGATAAATTAGCCGAAGACTATAAAATCAGAAAGTATGTACATGCTCGTTTATCAAAAGCTAGTGTATCAAAAGTAATCATCGAGAGAACTTTGAAGCTTGTAACCGTTACTATCACTACTGCTAGACCTGGTATTATTATCGGAAAAGGTGGTCAAGAGGTAGACAAGTTGAAAGAAGAACTCAAGAAAGTTACTGACAAAGAGGTTCAAATCAACATCTTTGAAATAAAAAGACCTGAACTTGACGCGTATCTAGTTGCTACAAGCATCTGTCGTCAAATCGAAAGCCGTATTTCTTACAGACGTGCAATCAAAATGGCTATTGCTGCTTCTATGCGTATGAACGCTGAAGGTATCAAAGTTTTGATTTCTGGTCGTTTGAATGGTGCAGAGATGGCACGTTCAGAAGGTTTCAAAGAAGGAAGAATTCCTCTATCAACTTTCAGAGCTGATATTGATTATGCTTTGGCTGAAGCACATACTACTTACGGTAGAATGGGTATCAAAGTATGGATCATGAAAGGTGAAGTTTATGGAAAGAGAGATCTTTCTCCACTTGCAGGAATGGATAAAAAACAATCTGGAACTGGTGGTGGTAAAGGTGGAGATGCTCCGAGAGGAGACAGAAAAACTTTTAATAAAGGTGGAAAACCAGACGCTCGTAAAAGAAAGTAA
- the rplV gene encoding 50S ribosomal protein L22: protein MGVRKRETADARKEANKSLAFAKLNNCPTSPRKMRLVADLVRGQKVERALNILRFSSKEASRKLEKLLLSAINNWEQKNSEASLEEAGLFVKTITVDGGMMLKRLRPAPQGRAHRIRKRSNHVTIVLGAINDNTQAK from the coding sequence ATGGGAGTTCGTAAAAGAGAAACAGCTGATGCAAGAAAAGAGGCTAATAAGTCACTAGCTTTTGCAAAATTGAATAACTGCCCTACTTCACCTAGAAAAATGCGCTTAGTAGCAGATCTAGTAAGAGGTCAGAAGGTAGAAAGAGCACTAAATATATTAAGATTTAGTTCTAAAGAAGCTTCAAGAAAATTAGAAAAACTATTATTATCTGCTATCAATAATTGGGAGCAAAAGAATAGTGAAGCTAGTTTAGAAGAAGCAGGCTTATTTGTAAAAACTATCACTGTAGATGGTGGAATGATGTTGAAAAGACTTCGTCCAGCTCCACAAGGTAGAGCACACAGAATTAGAAAACGTTCAAACCACGTAACAATCGTGTTAGGGGCTATTAATGATAACACACAAGCAAAATAA
- the rpsS gene encoding 30S ribosomal protein S19: protein MARSLKKGPFVHYKLEKKVEENIAGGNKGVVKTWSRASMITPDFVGQTIAVHNGRQFVPVYVTENMVGHKLGEFSPTRSFRGHAGAKNKGKK from the coding sequence ATGGCACGTTCATTAAAAAAAGGACCTTTCGTTCATTATAAGTTAGAAAAGAAAGTTGAAGAAAACATTGCAGGTGGTAATAAAGGAGTGGTTAAGACTTGGTCTAGAGCTTCTATGATTACTCCAGATTTTGTTGGACAAACTATCGCAGTTCATAACGGTCGTCAATTTGTACCAGTTTACGTAACAGAAAACATGGTAGGTCATAAATTAGGAGAATTTTCACCAACTAGATCTTTTAGAGGTCATGCTGGAGCAAAAAATAAAGGTAAAAAATAA
- the rplB gene encoding 50S ribosomal protein L2, producing MSVRKLKPITPGQRFRVVNGYDAITTDKPERSLIAPIKNSGGRNSQGKMTMRYTGGGHKQRYRIIDFKRTKDGIPATVKSIEYDPNRTAFIALLAYADGEKTYVIAQNGLKVGQKLVSGPESQPEIGNTLPLSRVPLGTVISCIELRPGQGAVIARSAGTFAQLMARDGKYATIKMPSGETRLILLTCSATIGAVSNSDHQLVVSGKAGRTRWLGRRPRTRPVAMNPVDHPMGGGEGRSSGGHPRSRNGIPAKGYRTRSKKNPSNKYIVERRKK from the coding sequence ATGTCAGTAAGAAAATTAAAACCTATTACCCCAGGTCAGCGATTTAGAGTTGTGAATGGTTATGACGCCATTACAACTGATAAGCCGGAACGCTCTTTGATAGCGCCGATAAAAAACTCTGGAGGTAGAAATAGTCAAGGAAAGATGACCATGCGTTATACGGGTGGTGGTCACAAGCAGAGATATCGTATTATTGATTTCAAAAGAACTAAAGATGGAATTCCAGCTACAGTTAAATCAATTGAGTACGATCCAAACAGAACTGCGTTTATCGCTTTGTTGGCTTATGCTGATGGAGAGAAAACTTATGTTATTGCTCAAAACGGATTGAAAGTTGGTCAGAAATTAGTTTCTGGTCCAGAATCTCAACCTGAAATTGGGAACACATTACCATTAAGTAGAGTTCCGCTTGGAACTGTAATTTCTTGTATCGAATTGAGACCAGGACAAGGAGCAGTTATTGCTCGTTCTGCTGGAACATTTGCTCAATTAATGGCAAGAGATGGAAAATATGCAACAATCAAAATGCCTTCTGGAGAAACAAGATTGATTTTGTTGACTTGTTCGGCTACAATTGGTGCGGTTTCTAATTCAGACCACCAATTAGTTGTATCTGGTAAAGCAGGTAGAACAAGATGGTTAGGTAGAAGACCGAGAACAAGACCTGTTGCAATGAACCCTGTCGATCACCCAATGGGTGGTGGTGAAGGTCGTTCTTCTGGTGGACATCCACGCTCTAGAAACGGTATACCTGCTAAAGGTTATAGAACACGTTCTAAGAAAAACCCGAGTAACAAGTACATTGTAGAACGTAGAAAGAAATAA
- the rplW gene encoding 50S ribosomal protein L23 has protein sequence MSIIIKPIVTEKVTKESEVLNRFGFVVDKKANKVQIKKAIEAAYGVTIVSVNTMNVRPDRTTKYTKSGLISGKTNAIKKAIVQVQEGETIDFYNNI, from the coding sequence ATGAGCATCATAATTAAACCTATAGTAACAGAAAAAGTAACCAAAGAAAGTGAAGTTTTAAATCGCTTCGGATTCGTTGTTGACAAAAAAGCAAACAAAGTTCAAATTAAGAAAGCTATTGAAGCTGCTTATGGAGTAACTATCGTTTCAGTTAACACGATGAACGTAAGGCCGGATAGAACTACAAAATACACTAAAAGTGGTCTTATCAGTGGAAAGACAAATGCAATCAAAAAAGCAATTGTGCAAGTACAAGAAGGAGAAACAATTGATTTTTACAACAATATCTAA
- the rplD gene encoding 50S ribosomal protein L4, which translates to MEAKVLDFNGKDTGRKVQLSDSVFGIEPNNHAVYLDVKQYLANQRQGTHKAKERAEVAGSTRKIKKQKGTGTARAGSAKNPLFKGGGTVFGPRPRSYSFKLNKNLKRLARKSAFSIKAKESNIIVLEDFNFETPNTKNFINVLKALELENKKSLFVLGDSNKNVYLSSRNLKASNVISSSELSTYDILNTNTLVLLEGSLEVIEENLSK; encoded by the coding sequence ATGGAAGCAAAAGTATTAGATTTCAATGGAAAAGATACTGGAAGAAAAGTTCAACTTTCTGATTCAGTATTCGGTATAGAACCAAACAATCACGCAGTATACCTTGATGTTAAGCAATATCTTGCTAATCAAAGACAAGGAACGCACAAAGCTAAAGAAAGAGCTGAAGTAGCCGGAAGTACTCGTAAAATTAAAAAACAAAAAGGAACTGGTACTGCTCGTGCGGGTAGTGCAAAAAATCCATTGTTTAAAGGTGGTGGAACAGTTTTTGGACCAAGACCAAGAAGTTATTCATTCAAATTGAATAAAAACTTGAAAAGATTGGCTAGAAAATCTGCTTTCTCAATTAAAGCAAAAGAGTCGAATATTATCGTTCTTGAAGACTTCAATTTTGAAACACCAAACACTAAAAATTTCATTAACGTTTTGAAAGCTTTAGAGTTGGAGAATAAAAAATCTTTATTTGTGTTGGGCGATTCGAATAAAAATGTATATTTGTCGTCTCGTAATTTAAAGGCGTCTAATGTTATAAGTAGCTCTGAATTAAGTACTTATGATATTTTAAATACTAATACTTTAGTGCTTTTAGAGGGTTCTTTAGAGGTAATTGAAGAAAATTTAAGCAAATAA
- the rplC gene encoding 50S ribosomal protein L3: protein MSGLIGRKIGMTSIFDENGKNIPCTVIEAGPCVVTQVRTKGVDGYEALQLGFDDKNEKHSTKAAIGHFAKAGTVAKKKVVEFQDFASEQKLGDVINVSIFEEGEFVDVQGVSKGKGFQGVVKRHGFGGVGQATHGQHNRLRAPGSVGASSYPSRVFKGMRMAGRMGGDNVKVQNLRVLKVVADKNLLVIKGCVPGHNNSYVIIQK, encoded by the coding sequence ATGTCTGGGTTAATCGGAAGAAAAATTGGCATGACAAGCATCTTTGACGAGAACGGGAAAAACATTCCTTGTACTGTTATTGAAGCTGGACCATGTGTAGTTACCCAAGTCAGAACCAAAGGTGTTGACGGGTATGAAGCGTTGCAACTAGGTTTCGATGACAAAAACGAGAAACATTCCACTAAAGCGGCCATTGGTCACTTTGCGAAAGCGGGAACTGTAGCTAAGAAAAAAGTCGTTGAATTCCAAGATTTTGCAAGCGAACAAAAATTAGGAGACGTTATTAATGTGTCTATTTTTGAAGAAGGAGAATTTGTAGATGTACAAGGTGTATCTAAAGGTAAAGGTTTTCAAGGGGTTGTTAAACGTCACGGTTTTGGTGGTGTTGGACAAGCAACTCACGGTCAACACAACCGTTTAAGAGCGCCAGGTTCTGTAGGAGCTTCTTCTTATCCATCTAGAGTATTCAAAGGAATGCGTATGGCTGGAAGAATGGGAGGAGATAATGTAAAAGTTCAAAACCTTAGAGTTTTAAAAGTAGTGGCTGATAAGAACCTACTTGTTATTAAAGGATGTGTTCCTGGTCATAACAACTCTTATGTAATCATTCAGAAGTAA
- the rpsJ gene encoding 30S ribosomal protein S10 → MSQKIRIKLKSYDHMLVDKSAEKIVKTVKTTGAVVTGPIPLPTHKKLFTVLRSPHVNKKAREQFEVMSYKRLIDIYSSSSKTIDALMKLELPSGVEVEIKV, encoded by the coding sequence ATGAGTCAAAAAATCAGAATAAAACTAAAATCTTACGATCATATGTTGGTAGATAAGTCTGCTGAAAAGATTGTAAAAACGGTTAAAACTACCGGTGCAGTTGTTACAGGGCCAATTCCGTTACCAACTCACAAAAAACTTTTTACTGTACTACGTTCTCCACACGTTAACAAAAAAGCGAGAGAGCAATTTGAAGTAATGTCATACAAGAGATTGATTGATATTTATTCATCTTCATCAAAAACTATTGATGCCTTGATGAAGTTGGAATTGCCTAGCGGAGTTGAAGTAGAGATCAAAGTTTAG
- the fusA gene encoding elongation factor G, producing MARDLKYTRNIGIAAHIDAGKTTTTERILFYTGKSHKIGEVHDGAATMDWMAQEQERGITITSAATTCEWNFPTEQGKVLPDSKSYHFNIIDTPGHVDFTVEVNRSLRVLDGLVFLFSAVDGVEPQSETNWRLADQYRVPRMGFVNKMDRQGSNFLNVCQQVRDMLKSNAVAITLPIGEENDFKGVVDLVKNQAIVWHDATQGATFDIIDIPADMVDEVKEYRDILIEAVADYDENLLDKYMEDPDSITEEEINIALRAATMDMAIIPMIAGSSFKNKGVQFMLDAVCKYLPSPMDKEGISGIHPDDAELLEEDQTQILRKPDVKEPFAALAFKIATDPFVGRLAFFRAYSGRLDAGSYVLNTRSGNKERISRIYQMHANKQNPIEYIEAGDIGAAVGFKDIKTGDTLCDEKHPIILESMKFPAPVIGIAIEPKTKADVDKMGMALAKLAEEDPTFTVRTDEASGQTIISGMGELHLDILVDRMKREFKVEVNQGEPQVEYKEAFTKSAQHRETYKKQSGGRGKFGDIVFRLEPAEEVDGKVPVGLQFVNEVKGGNVPKEYIPSVEKGFREAMKTGPLAGYQVDSLKVTLLDGSFHPVDSDALSFELAARMGYREVAKAAGAVILEPIMKMEVITPEENMGDIVGDINRRRGQVNDMGDRNGAKTIKADVPLSEMFGYVTTLRTLSSGRATSTMEFSHYSETPSNISEAVIKKAKGNA from the coding sequence ATGGCTAGAGATCTTAAATATACAAGAAACATAGGAATTGCTGCTCACATTGATGCTGGTAAGACAACAACAACAGAGCGTATTTTATTCTATACAGGAAAATCACATAAAATTGGTGAAGTACACGATGGTGCTGCAACAATGGACTGGATGGCACAAGAGCAAGAGAGAGGTATTACAATTACTTCTGCAGCTACAACTTGTGAATGGAACTTTCCAACTGAACAAGGTAAAGTTTTACCAGATTCAAAATCATATCACTTTAATATTATCGATACCCCAGGACACGTTGACTTTACAGTTGAAGTAAACCGTTCTTTGCGTGTACTTGATGGTTTGGTTTTTTTATTTAGTGCTGTTGATGGTGTTGAGCCTCAATCAGAAACTAACTGGAGATTAGCAGATCAATATCGTGTGCCACGTATGGGATTTGTTAATAAAATGGATAGACAAGGTTCTAACTTTTTGAATGTATGTCAACAAGTTAGAGATATGTTGAAATCAAACGCTGTTGCAATCACTTTGCCAATTGGTGAAGAAAATGATTTTAAAGGTGTTGTCGATTTAGTTAAAAATCAAGCTATTGTTTGGCATGATGCTACACAAGGAGCTACTTTTGATATTATCGATATCCCTGCGGATATGGTTGATGAAGTAAAAGAATACAGAGATATTCTTATTGAAGCGGTTGCTGATTATGATGAGAACTTGCTTGATAAATACATGGAAGATCCGGATTCTATCACAGAAGAAGAGATTAATATTGCATTAAGAGCTGCGACTATGGATATGGCTATCATTCCTATGATTGCTGGTTCATCTTTCAAAAATAAAGGAGTTCAATTTATGTTAGATGCAGTATGTAAATATTTACCATCTCCAATGGATAAAGAAGGTATTTCTGGAATTCACCCAGATGATGCTGAATTGCTTGAAGAAGATCAAACTCAAATTTTGCGTAAACCAGATGTAAAAGAGCCATTCGCTGCTTTGGCATTTAAGATTGCTACTGACCCATTCGTAGGTCGTTTGGCTTTCTTCCGTGCTTATTCAGGAAGATTGGATGCTGGTTCTTATGTATTGAATACTCGTTCTGGAAACAAAGAAAGAATTTCTCGTATCTACCAAATGCACGCTAACAAACAAAATCCAATCGAATATATTGAGGCTGGAGATATTGGAGCTGCTGTTGGATTTAAAGATATCAAAACTGGAGATACATTGTGTGATGAAAAACACCCAATCATTCTTGAGTCTATGAAATTCCCTGCTCCAGTAATTGGTATTGCTATTGAGCCTAAAACTAAAGCTGACGTAGATAAAATGGGTATGGCTTTGGCTAAATTAGCTGAAGAGGATCCAACTTTTACAGTTAGAACTGACGAAGCTTCAGGTCAAACAATTATTTCAGGTATGGGTGAGCTTCACTTGGATATCTTGGTTGATAGAATGAAGCGTGAATTCAAAGTTGAAGTAAACCAAGGTGAGCCTCAAGTTGAATACAAAGAAGCTTTTACAAAATCTGCTCAACACAGAGAAACTTACAAGAAACAATCTGGAGGTCGTGGTAAATTCGGTGATATCGTATTTAGACTTGAGCCTGCTGAAGAAGTTGATGGTAAAGTTCCGGTTGGATTGCAGTTTGTGAATGAGGTAAAAGGAGGAAACGTTCCAAAAGAATATATACCTTCTGTAGAAAAAGGTTTCCGTGAAGCTATGAAAACTGGTCCTTTAGCAGGATACCAAGTGGATAGTTTAAAAGTTACTTTATTAGACGGGTCTTTCCATCCTGTGGATTCTGATGCACTTTCTTTTGAATTAGCGGCTAGAATGGGATATAGAGAGGTGGCTAAAGCTGCTGGTGCAGTTATTCTTGAGCCTATCATGAAAATGGAAGTTATTACACCGGAAGAAAACATGGGAGATATCGTAGGTGATATTAACCGTCGTAGAGGTCAGGTAAATGATATGGGGGATAGAAATGGTGCAAAAACTATTAAGGCAGATGTGCCATTATCAGAAATGTTTGGTTATGTAACAACATTAAGAACGTTGTCTTCTGGTAGAGCAACATCTACAATGGAATTTTCACACTATTCAGAAACGCCTTCTAATATTTCAGAAGCGGTTATCAAAAAAGCAAAAGGAAACGCATAA
- the rpsG gene encoding 30S ribosomal protein S7, protein MRKRAAKKRPLLPDPRFNDQLVTRFVNNLMWDGKKSTAFKVFYDAIDIIETKKQNDEKTSLEIWKDALTNVMPHVEVRSRRVGGATFQIPMQIRPDRKISMAMKWLILYSRRRNEKSMAQRLASECLAAAKEEGAAVKKRMDTHKMAEANKAFSHFRF, encoded by the coding sequence ATGAGAAAAAGAGCGGCAAAGAAAAGACCACTTTTACCAGATCCAAGGTTTAATGACCAATTGGTAACGCGTTTTGTGAACAACTTAATGTGGGATGGTAAGAAATCAACAGCTTTTAAAGTTTTTTATGATGCAATTGACATCATTGAAACTAAAAAGCAAAATGACGAAAAAACGTCATTAGAAATCTGGAAAGATGCTTTAACAAACGTTATGCCTCACGTAGAAGTACGTAGTCGTAGAGTTGGTGGAGCTACATTTCAAATTCCAATGCAAATTAGACCAGATAGAAAAATTTCTATGGCTATGAAATGGTTGATTCTTTATTCAAGAAGAAGAAACGAAAAATCAATGGCTCAAAGATTGGCTTCAGAATGTTTAGCTGCGGCTAAAGAAGAAGGAGCTGCTGTGAAAAAAAGAATGGATACTCACAAAATGGCAGAGGCTAACAAAGCTTTCTCTCACTTTAGATTTTAA
- the rpsL gene encoding 30S ribosomal protein S12: MPTIQQLVRTGRTQITKKSKSVALDSCPQRRGVCTRVYTTTPKKPNSAMRKVARVRLTNGNEVNAYIPGEGHNLQEHSIVLVRGGRVKDLPGVRYHIVRGALDTSGVAGRTQRRSKYGAKRPKEAKK, from the coding sequence ATGCCAACTATTCAACAATTAGTAAGAACAGGAAGAACTCAGATCACTAAGAAGAGTAAATCGGTTGCTTTAGATTCTTGTCCTCAAAGAAGAGGTGTTTGTACACGTGTTTACACTACAACTCCAAAAAAACCAAACTCTGCAATGCGTAAAGTAGCGCGTGTACGTTTGACAAATGGAAATGAAGTAAATGCTTACATCCCTGGAGAAGGACATAATCTACAAGAGCACTCGATAGTATTAGTGCGAGGCGGAAGAGTAAAAGATTTACCAGGAGTAAGGTACCACATCGTTCGTGGTGCGCTTGATACTTCAGGTGTAGCAGGAAGAACACAACGTAGATCAAAATACGGTGCAAAACGTCCAAAAGAAGCAAAAAAGTAA